In Streptomyces chartreusis NRRL 3882, the following are encoded in one genomic region:
- a CDS encoding FtsK/SpoIIIE domain-containing protein codes for MQMLVTVVREGGEPEDVVVTADDTATAGDVAEVLAQAVGQSVAPHGGGTGNVVAMPGTSLASLPGYGTAVTGAPALWADGVLCDPEAPAAGVLRDGMRVSVDSSIGPLLRKGEPVGQYELRVTGGPGSGRVVRLGVGAATAGSAPTCSLPLPDASLPPIALRLTVDLQGNVVLAPEAGASIRLNDDPVTGGTPWPLGGVVRVGDTLLVLDKVVEPDAHLAPMSEGGLAYNRPPRLSPLRPRRRLAVPVPPTKGDRARFQFIMAFMPMLFGLAMYLFTKQIYMLLFCLMSPLMMLAQWISENREGKKKHKTSLKQYKKDLAAYEAELVTLSKEEQRARREDNPDPAEVLLHATGPRRRLWERRLTDPDAMQLRIGVGALPSDVELVFARGGSSHDEEPPEPPLLPDVPVTLPFARLGVVGIAGDRARALGTARWLSVQAAVLHSPRDLSLVSLAATPAAGAEWHWAHWLPHTNPDEGQDCVALVGFDSEGISRRVNELLNELARRKAAREQHNMTGHLYPDANVLLILDGARLLRRVPGVPQLLAEGPQYGIFALCIDEDERLLPEECKAVVAWSPDAAHHVRVRGYGLEAVGDVLADQVPYEWCELLARSLAPIRDVSRDDANSALPTSARLLNLLNMPNPAGVDVERIWQAGGSTTSAPIGIAADGVFVLDIRRDGPHALVAGTTGAGKSELLQTIIASLAVANRPDALNYVLIDYKGGSAFMDCARLPHTVGMVSDLDAHLTERALASLAAELHRRERILFDAAAKDIEDYNDIRKLRPELEPMPRLVLVIDEFASLVAELPDFIAGLVDIARRGRSLGVHLILATQRPAGVVSADIRANTNLRIALRVTDAAESMDVIDAPDSGAISKSTPGRMYVRSGAQSLVGVQSARIGGRRPATGQTGPKATLVPLPWNAYARPLPKREEAEDDGTMVTDLAVLVDAVRDGAERMGFGEQRSPWLPPLAESVTLDELSTYGGAPDTIPGDDVAPIPYGLIDLPAKQTRMPVSLDLVHGEHTLLLGGARSGRSTALRTLAGSLARNTSPHDVHVYAIDCGSNALLPLVRMPHVGAVVTRDEPDRVRRLIQRLQVEIARRQQLLAMEGASSAAEQRAGASPEERLPWMVLLLDSWEGFASTFENYNYGQLLEAAQRLFREGSAAGLKVVMTADRSGLSGHVSSAFADRLVMRFADPNDYSTAGLHAREVPKNMPPGRALRITDTGVDETQIGLLAPDPAGQAQVRALREIAEEARTRYGRVPAGRRPLRVDALPTRITASEAMALDPDFVPPSPLWALVAVGGDELHPIGIDLEENGPGFVIAGPPKSGRSTALLCAAEFLLRAGTPLVVVTPRRSPLRELEDREGVLGVLNAESSGDDLEELQDQLDGRPYVVVVDDAELLYDAPLDEPLEGVIRQGADGGVGLLAAGTTDSLSGQYRGFAVEARKSRNGMLLTPQSTSDGELFGIRLPANSGGGAAGSGLFVTGGAFVPVQAVMNV; via the coding sequence ATGCAGATGCTGGTCACGGTCGTACGCGAAGGCGGTGAGCCGGAGGACGTCGTCGTCACCGCCGACGACACCGCCACGGCAGGCGATGTCGCGGAGGTACTGGCGCAGGCCGTCGGACAGAGCGTCGCACCGCATGGCGGTGGGACAGGGAACGTCGTGGCCATGCCCGGCACCTCACTGGCTTCGCTGCCTGGCTACGGGACGGCGGTGACCGGAGCGCCGGCGCTGTGGGCCGATGGTGTGCTGTGTGATCCGGAGGCACCGGCGGCCGGAGTCCTGCGGGACGGCATGCGCGTCTCCGTCGACAGCTCGATAGGCCCGTTGCTGCGCAAGGGTGAGCCCGTAGGACAGTACGAGTTGCGGGTAACCGGTGGTCCCGGTTCCGGACGGGTGGTCCGGCTGGGTGTCGGCGCGGCCACCGCGGGATCGGCACCCACCTGTTCGTTGCCCTTGCCGGATGCCTCGCTGCCGCCGATCGCCCTCCGGCTGACGGTCGACCTCCAGGGCAACGTCGTGCTCGCACCGGAGGCCGGCGCCAGCATCCGGCTGAACGACGATCCTGTGACGGGCGGGACTCCTTGGCCGCTCGGCGGTGTCGTACGGGTGGGTGACACGCTGCTCGTACTCGACAAGGTGGTCGAGCCGGACGCGCACTTGGCTCCGATGAGCGAGGGCGGCCTCGCCTACAACCGCCCTCCTCGCCTTTCGCCGCTGCGGCCTCGGCGGAGGCTGGCCGTGCCGGTGCCCCCCACGAAGGGGGACCGCGCGCGTTTCCAGTTCATCATGGCGTTCATGCCCATGCTGTTCGGGCTGGCCATGTACCTCTTCACCAAGCAGATCTACATGCTGCTGTTCTGCCTGATGAGCCCGCTCATGATGCTGGCCCAGTGGATCAGTGAGAACCGCGAGGGCAAGAAGAAGCACAAGACGTCCCTCAAGCAGTACAAGAAGGACCTCGCGGCCTATGAGGCCGAACTCGTCACCCTCAGCAAGGAAGAACAGCGCGCCCGGCGCGAGGACAACCCCGACCCGGCCGAGGTCCTCCTCCACGCGACCGGCCCCCGCCGCCGTCTGTGGGAGCGCCGCCTCACCGACCCGGACGCGATGCAACTGCGTATCGGGGTCGGCGCTCTGCCGTCCGACGTGGAACTCGTTTTCGCACGCGGCGGCTCGTCGCACGACGAGGAGCCCCCGGAGCCCCCGCTCCTGCCGGATGTCCCGGTCACCCTGCCCTTTGCCCGGCTCGGCGTGGTCGGTATCGCGGGGGACCGCGCCCGCGCCCTCGGCACTGCGCGCTGGCTGAGCGTGCAGGCCGCCGTGCTGCACAGCCCCCGAGACCTGTCACTGGTGTCGCTGGCTGCGACACCCGCCGCCGGCGCAGAGTGGCACTGGGCACACTGGCTGCCCCACACCAACCCCGACGAGGGACAGGACTGCGTCGCTCTGGTCGGCTTCGACTCGGAGGGCATCAGCCGCCGAGTCAACGAACTTCTGAACGAGCTGGCTCGACGCAAGGCGGCCCGCGAGCAGCACAACATGACAGGCCATCTGTATCCGGACGCCAACGTGCTCCTGATACTCGACGGGGCACGGTTGCTGCGGCGCGTACCCGGCGTTCCCCAACTCCTGGCCGAGGGCCCGCAGTACGGGATCTTCGCCCTCTGCATCGACGAGGACGAGCGGCTGCTTCCCGAGGAGTGCAAGGCCGTCGTGGCGTGGTCGCCCGACGCGGCCCATCACGTCCGGGTGCGCGGTTACGGCCTGGAGGCCGTCGGTGACGTCCTCGCCGACCAGGTGCCTTACGAATGGTGCGAACTCCTGGCCCGGTCTCTCGCCCCCATCCGGGATGTCAGTCGTGACGACGCGAATTCTGCACTGCCCACCTCGGCCCGACTGCTGAACCTGCTGAACATGCCCAACCCGGCGGGCGTCGACGTGGAGCGCATCTGGCAGGCCGGTGGTTCGACGACGTCTGCACCCATTGGGATCGCCGCCGATGGCGTATTCGTCCTGGACATCCGCCGCGACGGGCCGCATGCCCTGGTCGCCGGTACGACGGGTGCCGGTAAGTCCGAGCTCTTGCAGACGATCATCGCCTCGCTGGCGGTGGCGAATCGCCCCGACGCCCTGAACTACGTCCTCATCGACTACAAGGGCGGCAGCGCCTTCATGGACTGCGCTCGCCTGCCGCACACCGTCGGCATGGTCAGCGACCTCGACGCCCACTTGACCGAGCGGGCCCTTGCCTCGCTCGCCGCCGAGCTGCATCGCCGGGAGCGGATTCTCTTCGACGCCGCCGCCAAGGACATCGAGGACTACAACGACATCCGCAAGCTCCGCCCCGAACTGGAGCCGATGCCCCGGCTCGTCCTGGTCATAGACGAGTTCGCGTCCCTGGTCGCGGAATTGCCCGACTTCATCGCGGGACTGGTCGACATCGCACGCCGAGGCCGCTCTCTCGGCGTGCACCTGATTCTCGCGACGCAGCGTCCCGCGGGTGTGGTGAGCGCCGACATCCGGGCCAACACCAACCTCCGCATCGCCCTGCGGGTGACGGACGCCGCGGAGTCGATGGACGTCATCGATGCACCGGACTCGGGCGCGATCTCGAAGTCGACGCCAGGTCGTATGTACGTCCGTTCCGGCGCCCAGTCGCTCGTCGGTGTGCAGTCGGCCCGTATCGGTGGCCGTCGCCCGGCCACGGGGCAGACGGGGCCGAAGGCCACGCTCGTGCCCTTGCCCTGGAACGCCTACGCTCGCCCGCTGCCCAAGCGGGAAGAGGCCGAGGACGACGGCACGATGGTCACCGACCTGGCCGTCCTCGTGGACGCGGTGCGCGACGGTGCGGAGCGGATGGGCTTCGGCGAACAGCGCAGCCCGTGGCTTCCGCCGCTGGCGGAGTCCGTCACGCTGGACGAACTGTCCACTTACGGTGGCGCACCGGACACCATCCCTGGCGACGACGTGGCTCCCATCCCGTACGGCCTGATCGACCTGCCGGCGAAGCAGACCCGCATGCCGGTGTCCTTGGACCTGGTGCACGGTGAGCACACCCTGCTGCTCGGTGGCGCTCGTTCCGGCCGCTCGACGGCACTGCGCACGCTCGCCGGCTCACTGGCCCGCAACACATCCCCGCACGATGTGCACGTCTATGCCATCGACTGCGGCTCTAACGCTCTACTGCCCCTGGTGCGTATGCCGCATGTCGGCGCCGTCGTGACACGCGATGAGCCGGACCGGGTCCGCAGGCTGATCCAGCGCCTCCAGGTGGAGATCGCCCGCCGTCAGCAACTACTGGCGATGGAGGGCGCGTCGAGCGCGGCGGAGCAGCGCGCGGGAGCTTCCCCGGAGGAGCGCCTGCCCTGGATGGTTCTGCTCCTGGACAGTTGGGAAGGCTTCGCGTCGACCTTCGAGAACTACAACTACGGCCAGTTGCTGGAAGCGGCCCAGAGACTCTTCCGTGAGGGATCCGCAGCGGGCCTGAAGGTCGTCATGACGGCCGACCGCAGTGGTCTGAGCGGTCACGTCTCCTCGGCCTTCGCCGACCGACTCGTCATGCGGTTCGCCGACCCGAACGACTATTCAACGGCCGGTCTCCATGCCCGCGAGGTTCCGAAGAACATGCCGCCCGGGCGCGCCCTGCGTATCACGGACACGGGCGTGGACGAGACACAGATCGGTCTGCTGGCGCCGGATCCGGCCGGCCAGGCCCAGGTCCGCGCCCTCCGCGAGATCGCGGAGGAGGCGCGAACGCGCTACGGCCGAGTCCCGGCGGGCCGCCGCCCCCTGCGCGTCGACGCTCTGCCGACGCGCATCACAGCGTCGGAGGCGATGGCCCTGGACCCGGACTTCGTGCCGCCGTCGCCGTTGTGGGCGCTGGTCGCCGTCGGAGGCGATGAACTCCACCCCATCGGCATCGACTTGGAGGAGAACGGGCCCGGTTTTGTCATTGCCGGACCACCGAAGTCCGGCCGTTCGACTGCACTGCTGTGCGCCGCCGAGTTCCTTCTGCGAGCAGGCACTCCTCTGGTGGTCGTGACACCTCGCCGGTCCCCGCTGCGGGAACTCGAGGATCGAGAAGGGGTACTCGGCGTGCTCAACGCGGAAAGCTCGGGTGACGACCTGGAAGAGCTCCAGGACCAACTCGACGGGCGACCGTACGTCGTCGTGGTCGACGACGCCGAACTCCTCTATGACGCGCCACTGGACGAGCCGCTGGAAGGGGTCATCCGTCAGGGAGCCGATGGC
- a CDS encoding serine/threonine-protein kinase — METLQQDDPTELGTYRLLRRLGAGGMGRVYLARSPGGRTVAVKVVRPDLAADGDFRDRFRHEVEIAKAVSGRFTAPVVDADPDAPLPWLATSYVLGPDLTDVVAAHGALPERTVRALAAGLAAAIQEVHAAGLIHRDLKPSNVLLAADGPRVIDFGIARAVDGNRMTQTGVVVGSPGYMSPEQALGKDVGPAGDVFSLGAVLAFAATGRGTFGHGAVSHASLLYQVVHGEPDLEGVPQQLLGLVRACLAKDPAHRPAPSEIVAALAPQGVEGVLSDWLPSAVASTIATHAAGILDLEAPQQPQPPVAASFGPPPAMAGGMPTSASTPTPGYGYPPASGHGGTPAAYSTPMPGYATPPGDAQTPGHGTTTPALATAPSRRRVLGLALGGAGAVAVTGGAVAWWLGRGGDPSGTATGRSGAGGSAQPVEENFTTPPAGVAPQPLWHEQAAEDSTTTDVPLLIHDGLLLVSGDPLVAYDVKTGKARWSKPDICAPGSQLLFRDGKVFLTDGGAEGVLVARDVKTGEEVWRSRLGKQLGVEGTIAIDDKNVYVTVTDYSRATSATEYRTAVAAVSHSTGRRVWLQHRDWGTKDYDVQGTVSGKHLVYTDSNYNLTVRDTATGDQLWTQKIGDDWAWQPTVANGLVFLPGEKLTAVDAETGDTRWTLSPKGRRGFNNPAVIDGVLYVSDYDRGVWAVDVKSVKRLWLCEDQDRGGPETFVRVGMTLYCASGPLSGGVIALAAKTGKVRWTWTDDKDSGAPWQMAHAGNRLLVTNGPEIYAMPAV; from the coding sequence ATGGAGACGCTGCAGCAGGACGATCCAACGGAGTTGGGCACCTACCGTCTCCTGCGAAGACTCGGTGCCGGCGGCATGGGCCGCGTCTACCTGGCCCGTTCACCCGGTGGCCGTACCGTGGCCGTGAAGGTCGTACGTCCGGATCTGGCAGCGGATGGCGACTTCCGCGACCGCTTCCGGCACGAGGTCGAGATAGCCAAGGCAGTCTCCGGCCGCTTCACCGCCCCTGTCGTGGACGCCGACCCTGACGCGCCGTTGCCATGGCTGGCGACGTCGTACGTGCTCGGTCCGGATCTCACGGATGTGGTCGCCGCGCACGGTGCCTTGCCTGAGCGGACGGTGCGGGCACTGGCCGCAGGTCTCGCCGCTGCCATCCAGGAGGTGCACGCGGCGGGGTTGATCCACCGGGACCTGAAGCCGTCGAACGTCCTGCTGGCGGCGGATGGCCCGCGCGTCATCGACTTCGGTATCGCGCGTGCGGTGGACGGGAACCGTATGACACAGACGGGAGTCGTGGTCGGCTCACCCGGTTACATGTCACCGGAGCAGGCGCTCGGTAAGGATGTCGGCCCGGCGGGTGATGTTTTCTCGCTGGGTGCCGTGCTCGCGTTTGCGGCGACAGGCAGGGGCACGTTCGGTCACGGAGCCGTCTCGCACGCCTCGTTGCTCTACCAGGTTGTGCATGGCGAGCCCGATTTGGAGGGCGTACCGCAGCAACTGCTGGGCCTCGTACGCGCATGTCTCGCGAAGGACCCGGCGCATCGACCGGCGCCGTCGGAGATCGTGGCGGCACTCGCACCACAGGGTGTCGAGGGTGTCCTCAGCGACTGGCTGCCGTCGGCGGTGGCATCGACGATCGCCACGCATGCGGCCGGGATACTGGACTTGGAGGCACCGCAGCAGCCTCAGCCCCCGGTCGCTGCGTCCTTCGGGCCCCCACCGGCGATGGCGGGTGGGATGCCAACGTCGGCGAGCACACCGACGCCGGGGTACGGGTACCCGCCGGCCTCTGGACATGGCGGCACCCCTGCTGCCTACAGCACCCCGATGCCCGGCTACGCCACACCGCCGGGTGACGCGCAGACACCGGGACACGGGACGACCACGCCAGCCCTCGCCACCGCTCCCTCCCGCCGCCGCGTCCTCGGTCTTGCGCTCGGCGGTGCCGGCGCGGTGGCTGTGACGGGCGGAGCCGTCGCTTGGTGGCTCGGCCGGGGCGGTGACCCCTCCGGAACGGCGACCGGCAGGAGTGGCGCCGGCGGTTCCGCGCAACCAGTCGAGGAGAACTTCACCACCCCGCCGGCCGGCGTCGCTCCCCAACCTCTGTGGCACGAGCAGGCGGCGGAGGACAGCACCACCACTGACGTACCGCTCCTCATCCATGACGGCCTGCTCCTGGTCAGCGGCGATCCCTTGGTGGCGTACGACGTGAAGACCGGAAAGGCCCGCTGGTCGAAGCCTGACATCTGTGCCCCCGGCTCCCAGCTACTGTTCCGTGACGGCAAGGTGTTCCTGACCGATGGCGGCGCGGAGGGAGTCCTCGTCGCGCGGGATGTGAAGACCGGCGAGGAAGTGTGGCGCAGCCGCCTCGGCAAACAACTCGGCGTCGAGGGCACCATCGCCATCGACGACAAGAACGTGTACGTCACGGTGACCGACTACTCCAGGGCCACGAGCGCCACCGAGTACCGCACTGCGGTCGCCGCGGTCAGTCACAGCACCGGTAGAAGGGTGTGGCTGCAGCACCGAGACTGGGGCACGAAGGACTACGACGTCCAGGGCACCGTCTCCGGCAAGCACCTCGTCTACACGGACTCCAACTACAACCTCACCGTGCGCGACACCGCGACCGGTGACCAGCTGTGGACCCAGAAGATCGGCGACGACTGGGCCTGGCAGCCGACGGTCGCGAACGGCCTCGTCTTTCTGCCCGGCGAGAAGCTCACGGCGGTCGACGCGGAGACAGGCGACACACGGTGGACCCTCTCACCCAAGGGACGCCGCGGCTTCAACAACCCTGCCGTCATCGACGGCGTGCTCTATGTCAGCGACTACGACCGCGGCGTATGGGCCGTCGACGTCAAGAGCGTGAAGCGGCTCTGGCTGTGTGAGGACCAGGACCGTGGCGGGCCGGAGACCTTCGTGAGGGTCGGCATGACGCTGTACTGCGCCTCCGGACCCCTGTCGGGGGGTGTCATCGCCCTTGCTGCCAAGACCGGCAAGGTGCGCTGGACCTGGACCGACGACAAGGACTCCGGCGCCCCGTGGCAGATGGCCCATGCCGGAAACCGGCTGTTGGTGACGAACGGGCCGGAGATCTACGCGATGCCGGCAGTCTGA
- a CDS encoding serine/threonine-protein kinase, whose product MRPLDVDEPTVVGPYRLLGRLGSGGMGRVYLGRSAGGRTVAVKIVHPHFALDEEFRARFRREVEAARRVGGAWTAPVLDADPDARVPWVATAYAAGPSLSAAVTEGGALPAHTVRALGAGLAEALAAVHELGLVHRDVKPSNVLLTLDGPLLIDFGIARATDGTASLTSTGVSIGSPGYMSPEQILGKGVTGAADVFSLGAVLAYAATGEPPFPGDSSAALLYKVVHEEPELGGLDGPLRELTAACLTKDPAARPAPAEVARRLAPEGAARLVAGGWLPGALVEQVSRSAVQLLNLEATGPGAGGPSGPVGFSSPSVAAPEGPAVESVESVESWGPSGPAGAATAGVFGPPPVMPTPPAPSAAVPAPRDGGPQDDTAPPPTGRRPGKVSVSVAATSTPEGGGRVRRLSCTVALAVAGAMAAVTIGSVLVFDLLPGRTSDDDTSDSGAGTDSPPAATASSAPSGAVPAAYLGTWEGQGSALDGRLPLGTFRITVERAAIGEELGRLRQTDQIGGVCVDVLTLKQVTKKELVATSVGAKTNHSGCNPAPTTVRLSPVGDDLQYRSESEESGRPQARMSKVR is encoded by the coding sequence ATGCGGCCGCTCGACGTCGACGAACCGACCGTCGTCGGGCCCTACCGGCTGCTCGGCCGGCTGGGCTCCGGCGGCATGGGCCGGGTCTACCTGGGCCGCAGCGCCGGCGGCCGTACCGTCGCGGTCAAGATCGTCCATCCGCACTTCGCACTGGACGAGGAGTTCCGGGCCCGGTTCCGCCGCGAGGTGGAGGCCGCGCGCCGGGTCGGCGGCGCCTGGACGGCACCCGTCCTGGACGCGGACCCGGACGCCCGGGTGCCGTGGGTGGCGACGGCGTACGCGGCGGGCCCCTCGCTGTCGGCCGCGGTCACCGAGGGCGGCGCGCTGCCGGCCCACACCGTACGGGCACTGGGGGCGGGGCTGGCCGAGGCGCTGGCGGCGGTGCACGAGCTGGGCCTGGTGCACCGGGACGTGAAGCCCTCGAACGTACTGCTCACGCTCGACGGCCCGCTGCTGATCGACTTCGGCATCGCGCGGGCCACGGACGGTACGGCGTCCCTGACGTCCACGGGCGTGTCGATCGGCTCGCCCGGCTACATGTCGCCCGAGCAGATCCTCGGCAAGGGCGTCACGGGCGCGGCGGACGTCTTCTCGCTCGGCGCGGTCCTGGCCTACGCGGCGACCGGCGAACCACCCTTCCCCGGGGACTCCTCGGCGGCCCTGCTCTACAAGGTCGTCCACGAGGAGCCGGAGCTCGGCGGGCTGGACGGACCGTTGCGGGAGCTCACGGCGGCCTGCCTGACGAAGGATCCGGCCGCGCGGCCTGCCCCCGCCGAGGTGGCCCGGCGGTTGGCTCCCGAGGGCGCGGCCAGGCTGGTGGCGGGCGGGTGGCTGCCGGGGGCGCTGGTCGAGCAGGTGAGCCGGAGCGCCGTGCAGTTGCTGAACCTGGAGGCGACCGGACCAGGGGCCGGGGGCCCCTCGGGGCCGGTCGGTTTCAGCAGCCCGTCCGTGGCCGCACCAGAGGGTCCGGCAGTGGAGTCGGTGGAATCGGTGGAGTCGTGGGGGCCGTCGGGTCCGGCCGGGGCCGCGACGGCCGGCGTCTTCGGGCCGCCGCCGGTGATGCCCACGCCCCCGGCCCCCTCCGCCGCCGTACCCGCACCCCGGGACGGCGGTCCGCAGGACGACACCGCCCCACCGCCCACCGGCCGGCGCCCCGGCAAGGTGTCCGTCTCCGTGGCGGCGACGTCCACGCCGGAGGGCGGCGGACGGGTGCGGAGGCTGAGCTGCACCGTGGCGCTGGCGGTCGCCGGGGCGATGGCCGCCGTGACGATCGGCTCGGTGCTCGTGTTCGACCTGCTGCCGGGCCGGACCTCCGACGACGACACGAGCGACTCCGGCGCGGGCACCGACTCTCCCCCTGCGGCGACCGCGAGCTCCGCCCCGTCCGGCGCCGTGCCCGCCGCGTACCTCGGCACCTGGGAGGGCCAGGGCAGCGCCCTCGACGGCAGGCTGCCCCTCGGCACGTTCCGGATCACCGTCGAACGGGCGGCCATCGGAGAGGAGCTGGGCCGACTCCGCCAGACCGACCAGATCGGCGGCGTCTGCGTCGACGTACTGACCCTGAAGCAGGTGACGAAGAAGGAGCTCGTCGCGACGTCGGTGGGCGCGAAGACCAACCACAGCGGCTGCAACCCGGCCCCCACGACCGTGCGCCTCAGCCCGGTGGGCGACGACCTCCAGTACCGCTCGGAGAGCGAGGAGTCGGGTCGTCCTCAGGCTCGGATGTCGAAGGTGCGGTAG
- a CDS encoding menaquinone biosynthetic enzyme MqnA/MqnD family protein, which translates to MDNPRTRPRVGHIQFLNCLPLYWGLARTGTLLDFELTKDTPEKLSEKLVQGELDIAPITLVEFLKHADQLVAFPDIAVGCDGPVMSCVIVSQVPLDRLDGARVALGSTSRTSVRLAQLLLAERYGVRPDYYTCPPDLSLMMQEAEAAVLIGDAALRANMLDGPRFGLDVHDLGTLWKEWTGLPFVFAVWAARRDYAEREPVITRKVHEAFLDSRNLSLEEVGKVAEQAARWEDFDEETLARYFTTLDFRFGGPQLEAVAEFARRVGPTTGFPADVKVALLQP; encoded by the coding sequence GTGGACAATCCTCGCACCCGGCCGCGCGTCGGCCACATCCAGTTCCTGAACTGCCTGCCCCTGTACTGGGGGCTCGCCAGAACGGGCACGCTCCTCGACTTCGAGCTCACGAAGGACACCCCGGAGAAGCTCAGCGAGAAGCTGGTGCAGGGCGAACTCGACATCGCCCCGATCACCCTGGTCGAGTTCCTCAAGCACGCCGACCAGCTGGTCGCCTTCCCCGACATCGCCGTCGGCTGCGACGGCCCGGTCATGTCCTGCGTGATCGTCTCGCAGGTCCCGCTGGACCGGCTGGACGGCGCCCGCGTCGCCCTCGGCTCGACCTCCCGCACCTCCGTGCGCCTCGCCCAGCTGCTCCTCGCCGAGCGCTACGGCGTCCGGCCCGACTACTACACGTGCCCGCCCGACCTGAGCCTGATGATGCAGGAGGCCGAGGCGGCCGTCCTCATCGGCGACGCGGCCCTGCGCGCGAACATGCTCGACGGGCCGCGCTTCGGCCTGGACGTGCACGACCTCGGCACGCTGTGGAAGGAGTGGACGGGCCTGCCGTTCGTCTTCGCGGTCTGGGCGGCGCGCCGCGACTACGCGGAGCGCGAGCCGGTCATCACGCGCAAGGTGCACGAGGCCTTCCTCGACTCCCGCAACCTCTCCCTGGAGGAGGTCGGCAAGGTCGCCGAGCAGGCCGCCCGCTGGGAGGACTTCGACGAGGAGACCCTCGCCCGCTACTTCACGACGCTCGACTTCCGCTTCGGCGGCCCGCAGCTGGAGGCGGTCGCCGAGTTCGCCCGCCGGGTCGGCCCCACGACCGGCTTCCCCGCGGACGTGAAGGTGGCCCTGCTCCAGCCCTGA
- a CDS encoding cold-shock protein, protein MATGTVKWFNAEKGFGFIAQEGGGPDVFVHYSAINATGFRSLEENQQVSFDVTQGPKGPQAENVTPV, encoded by the coding sequence ATGGCTACCGGAACCGTTAAGTGGTTCAACGCCGAAAAGGGCTTTGGTTTCATCGCCCAGGAGGGCGGCGGCCCCGACGTCTTCGTCCACTACTCCGCGATCAATGCGACCGGATTCCGGTCCCTCGAGGAGAACCAGCAGGTGTCTTTCGACGTCACGCAGGGTCCGAAGGGCCCGCAGGCTGAGAACGTCACGCCGGTCTGA
- a CDS encoding class I SAM-dependent methyltransferase, with product MADADFLIETRRFYDTVAEEYAVHFRDLGAGMPLDLGVLYGFAELVGEGGEVADLGCGPGRVTAFLASRGLSVFGLDLSESMLAIARRENPGLRFEKGSMQELDLPDGSLDGVVSWYSTIHTPEEHLPALFAGFHRVLRPGGHLLLGFQCGDEPRHYEQAFGHSVALTFRRRRPEHIAALLEAAGFTLRARTVREPDETRGEPVAQASLVARKPPEPIS from the coding sequence ATGGCCGATGCTGACTTCCTGATCGAGACTCGCAGGTTCTACGACACCGTCGCCGAGGAGTACGCCGTCCACTTCCGTGACCTGGGGGCTGGGATGCCGCTGGATCTGGGCGTGCTCTACGGATTCGCGGAGCTCGTGGGTGAGGGGGGCGAGGTCGCCGACCTGGGGTGCGGGCCCGGGCGGGTGACGGCGTTCCTGGCGTCCCGGGGGCTGTCGGTGTTCGGACTGGACCTGTCGGAGTCGATGCTCGCGATCGCCCGCCGCGAGAACCCGGGCCTGCGGTTCGAGAAGGGCTCGATGCAGGAGCTGGACCTTCCGGACGGCTCGCTCGACGGTGTCGTGTCCTGGTACTCGACCATCCACACACCCGAGGAGCACCTGCCCGCCCTCTTCGCCGGTTTTCACCGCGTCCTGCGTCCCGGCGGCCACCTCCTCCTCGGCTTCCAGTGCGGTGACGAGCCCCGTCACTACGAGCAGGCCTTCGGCCACTCGGTGGCCCTGACCTTCCGCCGCCGCCGGCCGGAGCACATCGCGGCCCTGCTGGAAGCCGCCGGTTTCACCCTCCGCGCACGGACCGTGCGCGAGCCGGACGAGACACGCGGCGAGCCGGTCGCCCAGGCGAGCCTCGTGGCCCGCAAGCCCCCGGAGCCGATCTCCTGA